The proteins below come from a single Panicum hallii strain FIL2 chromosome 7, PHallii_v3.1, whole genome shotgun sequence genomic window:
- the LOC112899984 gene encoding BTB/POZ domain-containing protein At2g24240-like — MAGGGRVRFNVGGQVFETTTTTLANAGRDSMLGALLDSSWNVSSSGGGGVAEYFIDRNPACFAVLLDLLRTGSLHVPPHLPEKLLYREALYYGLLDHVRAARWGAFDGDRLRLAASVPGRAPGDGTAIRAAPDGGCCVAHGGAVRVYNWMLDERRPVSLDHSQVNDAAYLDAGTLLIAARERLGKCDGGMAAFSAVSGELRHRFRVAHDRQVKSFTAGALAFDQDSSLFASCKGRLNEYGIGVWDRATGEQADFFYEPPGCALGDADKLQWLDATNALMVATLFPKADNCFIGLLDFRAKNVAWSWSEAGAAASLDDKRVLHAIAMEDERSVCVINQYDDLGFLDLRSGAGGLRWSSRSKLMNRKVPGEESCYPKLATHGGQLFSSMNDSISVFSGPEYVLTSTLRRSHGGAICDFSIGGDRLFALHNEENVFDVWETPPPPII, encoded by the coding sequence atggcgggcggcgggcgcgtgcgGTTCAACGTGGGCGGGCAGGTGTTCGAgacgaccaccaccaccctcGCCAACGCCGGCCGCGACTCCATGCTCGGCGCGCTGCTCGACTCCTCCTGGAACGTCTCCtcctcgggcggcggcggggtggccgAGTACTTCATCGACCGCAACCCGGCGTgcttcgcggtgctgctcgaCCTGCTCCGCACGGGCAGCCTCCACgtgccgccgcacctcccggaGAAGCTGCTCTACCGCGAGGCGCTCTACTACGGCCTCCTCGACCACGTCCGCGCCGCGCGGTGGGGCGCCTTCGACGGGgaccgcctccgcctcgccgcgtCCGTGCCCGGGCGCGCCCCCGGGGACGGGACGGCCATCCGCGCCGCGCCCGACGGCGGGTGCTGCGTCGCGCACGGCGGCGCTGTGCGCGTGTACAACTGGATGctcgacgagcgccgcccggTCTCGCTCGACCACTCGCAGGTCAACGACGCGGCATACCTCGACGCCGGCACGCTCCTGATCGCGGCCCGCGAGCGGCTCGGCAAGTGCGACGGCGGCATGGCCGCGTTCTCCgccgtctccggcgagctccggcacCGCTTCCGCGTCGCGCACGACAGGCAGGTCAAGTccttcaccgccggcgccctggcGTTCGACCAGGACTCGAGCCTCTTCGCCAGCTGCAAGGGCCGGCTCAACGAGTACGGCATCGGCGTCTGGGACCGCGCCACCGGCGAGCAGGCCGACTTCTTCTACGAGCCCCCCGGCTGCGCCCTGGGCGACGCGGACAAGCTCCAGTGGCTGGACGCCACCAACGCGCTGATGGTGGCCACGCTGTTCCCCAAGGCCGACAACTGTTTCATCGGCCTGCTGGACTTCCGGGCCAAGAACGTGGCCTGGTCCTGGTCCGAGGCCGGCGCGGCCGCGTCGCTCGACGACAAGCGCGTGCTCCACGCCATTGCCATGGAGGACGAGCGCTCCGTCTGCGTGATCAACCAGTACGACGACCTCGGGTTCCTGGACCTCCggagcggcgccggcggcttGCGTTGGAGCTCCCGCAGCAAGCTGATGAACCGGAAGGTGCCCGGCGAGGAGAGCTGCTACCCGAAGCTCGCCACGCACGGCGGGCAGCTCTTCTCGTCGATGAACGACAGCATCTCCGTGTTCAGCGGGCCCGAGTACGTGCTGACGTCGACGCTCCGGCGGAGCCACGGCGGCGCCATCTGCGACTTCTCCATCGGCGGCGACCGGCTCTTCGCCCTGCACAACGAGGAGAACGTGTTCGACGTCTGggagacgccgccgccgccgatcatCTGA